A genome region from Cucurbita pepo subsp. pepo cultivar mu-cu-16 chromosome LG02, ASM280686v2, whole genome shotgun sequence includes the following:
- the LOC111788312 gene encoding eukaryotic translation initiation factor 5A-2, with protein sequence MSDEEHHFESKADAGASKTYPQQAGTIRKNGYIVIKNRPCKVVEVSTSKTGKHGHAKCHFVGIDIFTAKKLEDIVPSSHNCDVPHVNRTDYQLIDISEDGFVSLLTDNGNTKDDLRLPTDDNLLSQIKDGFAEGKDLVVSVMSAMGEEQICALKDIGPKN encoded by the exons ATGTCGGACGAGGAGCACCACTTTGAATCCAAGGCCGACGCCGGAGCCTCCAAAACCTACCCTCAACAGGCTGGAACCATCCGGAAGAACGGCTACATCGTCATCAAGAACCGTCCATGCAAG GTGGTTGAGGTTTCAACTTCGAAGACTGGCAAGCACGGGCATGCTAAGTGTCACTTCGTCGGAATTGACATCTTCACTGCCAAGAAGCTCGAAGATATCGTTCCATCATCCCACAATTGTGAT GTGCCTCATGTTAATCGTACCGATTATCAGCTGATTGATATCTCTGAGGATGGATTT GTGAGCCTTTTGACTGACAATGGTAACACCAAGGATGATTTGAGGCTCCCAACTGATGATAACCTGCTCTCTCAG ATTAAGGATGGATTTGCTGAAGGAAAGGACCTTGTCGTGTCGGTGATGTCTGCCATGGGAGAGGAACAAATTTGTGCCCTGAAGGATATCGGCCCGAAGAACTAG
- the LOC111788204 gene encoding protein POLAR LOCALIZATION DURING ASYMMETRIC DIVISION AND REDISTRIBUTION-like: protein MSSLFKSHEVSDSCNSTGRLLRVVDILREEDGDGDGFFGDFGMSDAGERLADESVTVHCLSPRRIVARWVASFRRPKRRRAATEVKREKESGDSDDRLMCSRCARNGVDSGASSSSATEIAGPGLSRKEDTSFNLGVGCSLLYLVLASKNELSKMVDLRRQMELFLQDIKEEMGRKNNPFEPFHLNTDMACSSTDCQDGPCSTSQRSYQQDFSSQILSDAQSNIPNYHQKSCLHEQGERQERIDELESEFEAELERLQLHLEVESSSGRIEQLKIENAKNTDSTRSCCISSGEVIDLQEDGTNRQHGVPPVELERKLHELLKARQEERIKELEGALECVKQEVIEKESEVSWWKETAKVISKHIPAHSRLKLASQHDQLQQLRFQ from the exons ATGAGTTCACTCTTTAAATCCCACGAAGTTTCAGATTCCTGCAATTCAACGGGGCGTCTCTTGCGTGTGGTTGATATTCTCCGGGAAGAagacggcgacggcgacggtTTTTTCGGCGATTTTGGAATGTCTGATGCTGGAGAGCGTCTGGCGGATGAGTCGGTGACCGTTCATTGTTTGTCACCACGACGGATTGTTGCTCGGTGGGTGGCTTCGTTCCGGCGACCGAAGCGGAGGAGAGCGGCGACGGAggttaagagagagaaagaaagtggAGATTCCGATGATCGGTTGATGTGTAGTAGGTGCGCGAGGAATGGAGTTGACAGCGGTGCTTCGTCGTCTTCAGCGACGGAGATTGCAGGGCCTG GACTGAGTAGGAAAGAAGATACCTCATTCAACTTGGGAGTTGGGTGTAGTTTGTTGTATCTTGTTCTTGCGAGTAAAAATGAACTCTCGAAGATGGTAGATTTGCGGAGACAAATGGAACTATTTCTTCAAGATATCAAAGAAGAGATGGGAAGAAAGAACAATCCGTTTGAGCCATTCCACTTGAATACAGATATGGCGTGTTCTTCCACTGATTGCCAAGACGGTCCTTGCTCGACCAGCCAGCGTTCATATCAACAAGAtttttcatctcaaatttTGTCTGATGCACAATCAAATATACCAAATTATCACCAGAAGTCATGTCTGCATGAACAAGGGGAACGTCAGGAACGGATCGACGAACTGGAATCTGAGTTCGAGGCCGAGTTGGAACGCTTGCAGCTCCATTTGGAAGTTGAAAGTTCTTCTGGACGGATAGAGCAGCTAAAAATTGAG AATGCAAAGAACACGGACTCTACTAGAAGTTGCTGTATTAGTTCTGGTGAAGTCATTGATCTCCAAGAAGATGGCACTAACAGGCAACATGGAGTTCCTCCTGTAGAACTCGAAAGAAAGTTGCACGAGCTGCTCAAAGCTAGACAGGAAGAACGAATAAAAGAACTTGAAGGCGCTTTAGAATGTGTCAAGCAGGAAGTTATTGAGAAAGAATCTGAGGTTTCTTGGTGGAAGGAAACTGCAAAAGTCATTTCTAAGCACATTCCAGCTCATTCACGACTTAAACTTGCTTCTCAACATGATCAGCTTCAGCAACTTCG GTTCCAATAA